In Elusimicrobiota bacterium, the following are encoded in one genomic region:
- a CDS encoding DegT/DnrJ/EryC1/StrS family aminotransferase — protein sequence MSKLAILGGKKAASELKIPRWPIADKSDEKMVLDVLRRGNWCRLYPNSWAEKFERIYAKWIGTKHAVAVANGTVSLELSLRAGGVRIGDEVLVPAVTFIASASAISDVGAIPIFVDSDPETLQISPKALEASITKRTKAVIVVNYGGYPVDLDKIIPIVRKHKLLLIQDCAHAHGTEWKGRQVGSYGDFSSFSFQGSKSLACGDGGIVLTNNKDLYEKASLVHNIGRVIGKPGYIHYILSSNYRLSEFQAGILLSQFRRLPQQTNYKYQMGEFLAKELQKIGGVDPLPRDKRITKRGYYSFIVKYDSRQFAGVHRDIFLKALDAEGVYFGAGYGVPLYKNDAFRKSQIEKVLPSRVLGKLPDYEKIYLPVAENFCANQQMTLWHPALLMPRTEIQRIIDAIVKIKENLDELKKVTNIK from the coding sequence ATGTCAAAGTTAGCGATTCTTGGAGGAAAAAAAGCAGCAAGTGAGTTGAAAATTCCGCGATGGCCAATCGCAGATAAAAGTGATGAAAAGATGGTTTTAGATGTCTTAAGAAGGGGAAACTGGTGCAGACTTTATCCTAATTCCTGGGCAGAGAAATTTGAGAGAATATATGCAAAATGGATTGGTACGAAACATGCTGTTGCAGTTGCAAATGGAACAGTTTCACTTGAATTGTCGCTTAGAGCCGGAGGTGTTAGAATTGGAGATGAAGTACTTGTTCCGGCAGTAACTTTTATTGCTTCAGCAAGTGCAATAAGTGATGTAGGGGCGATACCTATTTTTGTAGATTCTGATCCGGAAACATTGCAAATAAGTCCAAAAGCACTTGAAGCATCAATAACTAAACGTACCAAAGCGGTGATTGTTGTAAACTATGGCGGTTATCCTGTTGATTTAGATAAAATAATTCCTATTGTACGAAAACATAAATTGTTACTGATTCAAGATTGTGCACATGCACATGGAACTGAGTGGAAAGGTAGGCAGGTGGGTTCCTATGGTGATTTTAGTTCATTTTCATTTCAAGGGAGTAAATCATTAGCCTGTGGTGACGGTGGGATAGTTTTAACTAACAACAAAGATTTATATGAAAAAGCATCTCTTGTCCATAATATTGGCAGGGTGATAGGTAAACCCGGGTATATTCATTATATTCTTTCTTCAAATTATCGCTTGTCAGAATTCCAGGCGGGAATTTTACTTTCTCAATTTAGACGGCTACCCCAGCAAACAAATTATAAATACCAAATGGGTGAGTTTCTTGCCAAGGAATTGCAAAAGATTGGTGGTGTAGACCCGTTACCTAGAGATAAAAGAATTACAAAACGCGGGTATTACTCTTTTATTGTTAAATATGACAGCAGGCAATTTGCGGGTGTCCATAGGGATATATTTTTAAAAGCTTTGGATGCTGAAGGAGTGTATTTTGGTGCAGGATATGGAGTACCACTGTATAAAAATGATGCTTTTCGCAAATCACAAATTGAGAAAGTTTTGCCTTCCCGGGTATTAGGTAAATTACCGGATTATGAAAAAATCTATTTGCCGGTAGCGGAAAATTTTTGTGCCAATCAACAGATGACGTTATGGCACCCTGCATTACTTATGCCTCGAACTGAAATACAAAGAATTATTGATGCTATTGTAAAGATAAAAGAGAATTTAGATGAATTGAAAAAGGTTACAAACATAAAATAA
- a CDS encoding carbohydrate-binding protein — MGKIIRWCMFLAALIFASGIVTKSWADFYPGTDNIYKDFTRVSTGWYGGTAICGNPYTAHDTTSSDPCAGYGGCTLTSCGGNSAVTATVNSVDTTGATKAEVYISYWGGHDGTQDQKFRVNSTSDNDWKPLPLPTTPTSGSYYFRTLYNTVPTVVPLSGAGSLIAGNNNISFTAGSQGGGMPFFWVYSVTIRVYYSSSKTHPTGSITSPTSGSALGDSQTFTANVPTYTGGIRQVDFIGWYKDFNWEGDGRFQNWHHTYKDGVLDKHIGTDTTSPYSATWDTRWIPDQDQPMKVVARIVGNDGMCYITDAVDNLTFSRTSYSVKLYASNNVPPGFCAASFTSNPRTCSYTINEQLTNATGAKLMIATWCGAGQESLVPCAAASIREFGINNVRIVDAGGQLAGPIGAVVAPAFNTYDFNPNLLHTGTNDFYMSCNTQHHALEVNWPGPVLLVKYTTQGIPTASITAPSNNASFDSPANITINATATDSDGTISKVEFYNGSTKLGEDTSSPYNYTWSNVAAGSYVISVKSTDNLGNIGVSNLVSITVTGGSTVGNWWNDSWNYRVGLDIQAGAYERKNKPVEKDINFTTLITGLGGSGAFDPGSIRVVEVLGDGTVVNASVPFQFDQSSTYNATTNAAGTLVFIMDNTTVANATRYYHIYFNTGTNLTVPSVTAHVALTNSTDEGKDCYKIVTDQGTYYYQKAGAGFSSLVDSAGNDWINYHSAPTAGNEGDIYRGIPNMIHGDALPGFHPNATNGTTDLVSSGPIKAKIHSVVGGGWECYWEIYPEYAKMTLTSVGHNYWFLYEGTPGGTLDPSTDACVRPGGANGVETPLSATGIWAGDITPEWAYFKDGSLNRSIFFAHSEDDSQPESYWPILHDVVKSDLTVFGFGRNYIAGNDAVNVTKYMSAVPAHFTMGLYNDKTYPVMSKVIESSYRDLGVVQRTAEKKDSVSSAVPIKLHPDNPRYFLYKGQPTVLIGSNEHYGAVLNLDFNTTTYLDTLQANGLNYTRIFTGVYVEPSYTMCNPPWWIIDENTLGPKSDKLSCPFARSTTPGFYDDTPSAVSPKHPSNKFDLTKWDDNYFARLKGFVKMAGDRGIVVEVTFFTPYWNTNDNPGQVMWIRSPFKASNNINGVGNTASWTTSGLNSVWDINGNDGLRPYQEAMVTKIVQELNTYDNVIYQPSIEPNYNGTETNQVMSVTFDNDIISKIVAADTPKKHLISQNAVGDNNGSDTPLANVDILSWDFYSEDPSDVRVSAYNGYPKPIANDEITYHKQDDAWYRRTGWRWIIYGGALYNYLDLSFTTTKADGSWNLIPPTACGTQSIGSGNPALRKCYHILRDFIHSVNFIKMTRDVSRGINAWGLVGDSTNKQYAFYLTGPTSVTVNLLAGDYKAEWIDTKSMTADNQLLVVKTETIASHPGGNKTLNAPSYSGDIALRILDTAVHVPPVVSISTIGVINGSNAPATLTIDVNASSSDGIKQVDFYNGGNWLGTDSSSPYEYIWNNVPAGSYSITAKATDNSSGNTTAMSASQIVTITGGSVPPSTQQAYPNGVAWTIGAGTTTIEAENYDMLTSGVGEGETYHDIDTANKGNAYRTTEGVDIEAIPGASNGYDVGWAHPGEWLEYSINVNQGGNYKVIAVAGSGITNASTFHIEFGPHGATSTATPLVSVPNTGDWVTYTEVTVAESVTLTAGNQIMKLVLDSGTTDVGNFDCIKLIKLSAEDPNIVATPTISPGAGTFTGSVTVTLGCATSGAEIRYTTNGTDPTSSSTLYSAPFALTASATVKARAFKAAMTDSSVNSVAYTITGVSTQQAYPSGVAWSIGAGTTTIEAENYDMLTTGIGEGEAYHDTTVGQQDHANTYRTTENVDVEIVASASNGYDVGWVQPGEWLEYSINVNQGGNYKIIASAGCGVSNASPFHIEIGSLVTPSVSIPNTVDWQAFTDVTVADSVTLPSGNQIMKLVMDAGSTDTGNFDYIKLVRVSAETPNTVETPTITPGTGSYASYVTVTLGCATSGAEIRYTTNGTDPTSSSTLYSAPFTLTASATVRARAFKTAMTDSSINSAAYTVTSVSTQQSYGNSGNPWAIITGTSTIEAENYDWITTGGSGEGLAYHDMDATNRGGAYRTTEGVDVENVIIGNGGYDIGYVQPGEWLEYSINVNQGGDYKVIARAGCGISGATPFHIEFGPHNATNLVTPSVSVPNTVEWQAFTDVTVAESITLTAGNQIMKLVMDAGSTDVGNFDYIKLISLTTDTTPPSVSVVTPTNVTGSGVVITWTTNEPANSKVEYGLTTGYGSATPVTDADGVYSHSVTLSGLTQNTLYHYRMVSVDMNGNPTTTGDYSFTTTSNDPNPPVISNVVAGVTLNSAVIKWTTDENSDSQVAYGTTTAMGTITTLDPTSTRLHSVPISGLQKGKTYYYKVYSRDSSNNLATSAQYSFKTYNLKHRIYTYYYDDGTTTTKVGASAAASLKFKVQVYNVDENSIATDYTGTLTLTTKNSKSSVLDTTDSTLITADAGEKEVAIPFRSDINTIELTGDVTAPVVISFNDMYIAKLVGYQGGSIRGSNGLKILIPTGVLSANKYLASIKTSAAPAVQNSMKYVNTVNPICYDFGELTFNNNAPVLQNQVFTRAVNITIPYTAADIGTLNEDGLRIYYWTGTDWDLVSGVQTVDKVNNTITATVKHFSTYRILGSYVSADMSNVKIYPNPYNPATAVLGKLKIINLPMNSNMKLYNVTGELVRELKEIDFGNLGWIEWDGKDSDGDKVGRGIYIYQIEDAAGSKKSGKIGLIK; from the coding sequence ATGGGTAAGATTATTAGATGGTGTATGTTTTTAGCGGCGTTAATATTTGCGAGTGGCATTGTAACTAAAAGTTGGGCAGATTTTTATCCCGGAACAGACAATATTTACAAAGATTTTACGCGAGTATCCACAGGTTGGTATGGCGGTACAGCTATTTGTGGAAATCCGTACACTGCTCACGACACTACTTCATCAGATCCATGCGCAGGATATGGAGGCTGTACTTTAACAAGTTGTGGGGGAAATTCGGCAGTTACTGCGACAGTGAATTCAGTAGATACTACCGGAGCAACAAAAGCAGAAGTATATATATCATATTGGGGTGGTCATGATGGCACACAAGACCAGAAGTTCCGTGTAAATAGCACAAGCGATAACGACTGGAAACCTTTACCGCTGCCTACAACACCAACAAGCGGGAGTTATTACTTCAGGACATTATATAATACAGTACCAACAGTTGTTCCGTTAAGTGGAGCAGGCTCGCTAATTGCAGGTAACAATAATATTTCTTTTACTGCCGGTTCACAAGGTGGCGGTATGCCATTTTTCTGGGTATATTCAGTTACAATTCGAGTATATTATAGCAGTTCCAAAACTCATCCAACAGGCAGCATCACATCACCGACTTCAGGGAGTGCATTAGGAGATAGTCAGACTTTCACAGCCAATGTGCCTACATATACAGGTGGAATAAGACAAGTAGATTTTATTGGCTGGTATAAAGACTTTAACTGGGAAGGCGATGGCCGTTTTCAAAACTGGCATCATACATATAAAGACGGAGTACTTGATAAACATATAGGCACTGATACTACCAGTCCCTATTCGGCAACATGGGATACTCGCTGGATACCTGACCAGGATCAGCCAATGAAGGTAGTAGCTCGTATAGTAGGTAATGATGGTATGTGTTATATAACAGATGCTGTAGATAATCTTACCTTTTCCAGAACCAGCTATTCTGTAAAACTATATGCTTCAAATAATGTTCCACCGGGTTTTTGTGCTGCTAGTTTTACATCTAATCCAAGGACATGTTCTTATACTATAAATGAACAATTAACCAATGCGACAGGTGCAAAACTTATGATAGCAACCTGGTGTGGTGCAGGACAGGAAAGCCTTGTTCCTTGTGCTGCAGCCAGTATCCGTGAATTTGGTATTAATAACGTGAGGATAGTGGATGCCGGAGGTCAATTAGCAGGACCGATTGGCGCAGTGGTAGCCCCCGCATTTAATACATATGATTTTAATCCAAATTTATTACACACCGGCACAAATGACTTTTATATGAGTTGCAATACACAGCATCATGCACTTGAAGTAAACTGGCCCGGACCGGTACTATTAGTTAAATATACAACTCAAGGAATACCAACCGCGAGTATAACAGCTCCAAGTAATAATGCATCATTTGATTCACCTGCGAATATAACAATCAATGCAACGGCAACAGACAGTGATGGAACAATAAGTAAAGTAGAATTTTATAATGGTTCTACTAAGTTAGGAGAAGATACTAGTTCTCCATATAACTACACATGGTCAAATGTTGCCGCAGGAAGTTATGTTATTTCAGTAAAATCAACTGATAATCTTGGGAACATAGGAGTATCCAATCTTGTTAGTATAACCGTAACCGGAGGTTCAACCGTAGGTAATTGGTGGAATGATAGCTGGAATTATCGCGTAGGGTTGGATATCCAGGCAGGCGCATATGAAAGGAAAAATAAACCCGTAGAAAAAGATATAAATTTCACGACATTAATAACCGGATTGGGAGGAAGTGGAGCATTCGACCCAGGTTCTATCCGTGTAGTAGAAGTTCTTGGAGATGGTACGGTAGTCAATGCATCAGTTCCGTTCCAGTTTGACCAGTCAAGCACATATAACGCAACTACAAATGCGGCTGGGACACTTGTGTTTATTATGGACAATACGACAGTAGCGAATGCTACAAGATATTATCATATATATTTTAACACAGGTACAAATTTAACAGTTCCTTCAGTAACAGCACATGTAGCACTAACAAACTCAACGGATGAAGGCAAGGACTGTTATAAAATAGTGACAGACCAGGGGACATATTATTACCAGAAAGCAGGCGCAGGATTTTCAAGTCTTGTAGATAGTGCCGGCAACGACTGGATAAACTATCATAGTGCGCCAACAGCCGGCAATGAAGGTGATATATATCGCGGGATACCTAATATGATTCACGGTGATGCACTACCCGGTTTTCATCCTAATGCAACTAACGGTACAACTGATTTAGTTAGTTCAGGTCCTATTAAAGCGAAAATTCATTCAGTAGTAGGCGGTGGTTGGGAATGTTATTGGGAAATATATCCTGAGTACGCAAAGATGACACTAACATCTGTCGGTCACAACTATTGGTTTTTATATGAAGGAACACCTGGCGGCACATTAGACCCGAGTACAGATGCCTGTGTCCGTCCTGGTGGAGCAAATGGTGTAGAAACACCGCTTTCAGCCACAGGTATATGGGCAGGCGACATAACTCCTGAGTGGGCGTACTTTAAAGATGGTTCGCTTAACCGTTCAATTTTCTTTGCACATAGTGAAGATGATTCTCAACCGGAATCTTACTGGCCTATTCTTCATGATGTGGTTAAGTCAGATTTAACAGTATTTGGGTTTGGAAGAAACTATATTGCAGGAAATGACGCTGTTAATGTAACTAAGTATATGAGTGCAGTCCCGGCACATTTCACAATGGGACTTTATAACGATAAAACATACCCGGTAATGAGTAAAGTGATAGAATCATCATACCGTGATTTGGGTGTGGTACAGCGGACAGCAGAGAAAAAAGATAGCGTATCATCAGCCGTACCGATAAAACTTCATCCTGATAATCCGCGTTACTTTCTATATAAAGGTCAGCCGACAGTCCTGATTGGTTCTAATGAACATTATGGTGCAGTACTGAATCTTGATTTTAACACTACAACATATTTAGACACACTCCAGGCTAATGGGCTTAATTATACCCGTATATTTACCGGTGTCTATGTAGAGCCGTCATATACAATGTGTAATCCACCATGGTGGATTATTGATGAAAATACGCTTGGTCCAAAAAGCGACAAACTTAGCTGTCCTTTTGCAAGAAGTACAACTCCCGGTTTTTATGATGATACTCCGTCAGCAGTTTCACCCAAACATCCAAGCAATAAGTTTGACCTGACCAAGTGGGACGATAACTATTTCGCCCGCCTCAAGGGTTTCGTTAAGATGGCTGGTGATAGAGGTATAGTAGTAGAAGTTACATTTTTCACTCCTTATTGGAATACTAATGACAATCCTGGTCAAGTCATGTGGATTCGTTCTCCATTTAAAGCAAGTAATAATATTAATGGTGTAGGTAATACAGCATCATGGACTACCAGTGGTTTAAATAGTGTTTGGGATATTAACGGTAATGACGGTTTGAGACCATATCAGGAAGCAATGGTAACGAAGATAGTTCAGGAATTGAATACATATGACAATGTCATTTATCAGCCGAGTATTGAGCCTAACTATAATGGAACTGAAACCAATCAAGTTATGTCAGTTACATTTGATAATGACATCATTTCTAAAATAGTAGCGGCAGACACACCTAAAAAGCATCTTATTTCTCAAAACGCTGTCGGTGATAATAATGGCAGTGATACACCGCTTGCGAATGTGGATATTCTTTCCTGGGATTTCTATAGCGAAGATCCTAGTGATGTTCGTGTTAGCGCATATAACGGTTATCCTAAACCCATAGCAAATGATGAAATAACATATCACAAGCAAGATGATGCCTGGTATCGCCGTACAGGATGGCGCTGGATTATCTATGGCGGAGCGTTATATAACTACCTTGACTTATCATTTACCACAACTAAAGCAGATGGTTCGTGGAATTTAATTCCTCCGACTGCATGCGGGACACAATCCATCGGGTCAGGGAATCCGGCATTACGTAAGTGCTATCATATTTTGAGAGATTTTATTCATTCTGTTAATTTTATAAAAATGACTCGTGACGTTTCAAGAGGTATAAATGCTTGGGGACTGGTTGGTGATAGCACTAATAAACAGTATGCTTTTTATTTAACAGGTCCGACTTCTGTTACGGTTAATTTACTGGCAGGCGATTATAAAGCAGAATGGATTGATACAAAAAGTATGACAGCAGATAATCAATTGTTAGTAGTTAAGACAGAAACAATTGCGAGTCACCCCGGAGGTAACAAGACACTGAATGCTCCAAGTTATAGTGGGGATATAGCACTGAGGATACTTGATACAGCCGTTCATGTTCCGCCGGTTGTAAGCATAAGCACAATTGGTGTTATAAATGGTAGTAATGCACCTGCTACTTTAACGATAGATGTAAATGCATCCAGCAGCGACGGCATAAAGCAAGTAGATTTTTACAATGGTGGTAACTGGCTTGGAACAGATAGTAGTTCGCCATATGAGTACATATGGAATAATGTTCCTGCAGGAAGTTACAGTATAACAGCGAAAGCAACAGATAATAGTAGCGGTAATACTACAGCGATGTCTGCATCTCAAATAGTAACAATAACCGGAGGTAGCGTTCCTCCATCAACGCAACAGGCATATCCTAATGGCGTAGCATGGACAATAGGAGCAGGAACGACAACTATAGAAGCAGAAAATTACGATATGTTAACAAGTGGTGTAGGTGAGGGTGAGACATACCACGATATTGATACTGCTAATAAGGGTAATGCATACAGAACAACAGAAGGTGTAGATATAGAAGCAATCCCTGGTGCAAGTAATGGTTATGATGTAGGTTGGGCACATCCTGGTGAATGGTTAGAATATAGTATTAATGTAAATCAGGGTGGCAACTACAAGGTAATAGCAGTCGCGGGTAGTGGAATAACAAATGCAAGTACTTTCCATATCGAATTCGGTCCGCATGGAGCAACAAGTACTGCAACACCATTAGTAAGTGTACCTAATACCGGTGATTGGGTGACTTATACAGAAGTAACTGTTGCAGAATCGGTGACGCTTACTGCAGGCAACCAGATAATGAAGTTAGTCCTGGATTCCGGCACTACTGATGTAGGTAATTTTGATTGCATCAAATTAATAAAGTTAAGTGCAGAAGATCCTAATATAGTAGCGACACCTACAATTAGCCCGGGAGCAGGAACATTTACAGGTTCTGTCACAGTAACATTAGGCTGCGCAACCAGTGGGGCAGAAATAAGATACACGACAAATGGAACAGATCCAACATCATCATCAACACTATATTCTGCACCGTTTGCATTAACTGCTAGTGCGACAGTAAAAGCGCGTGCATTCAAAGCAGCAATGACAGATAGTTCAGTAAATAGCGTGGCATATACAATAACAGGCGTTTCAACACAGCAAGCATATCCAAGCGGAGTTGCATGGTCAATAGGAGCAGGAACGACAACTATAGAGGCAGAAAATTATGATATGTTAACAACCGGTATAGGTGAAGGCGAAGCATATCACGATACAACAGTCGGTCAACAAGACCACGCAAACACATACAGGACAACCGAGAATGTGGATGTAGAGATAGTCGCTAGCGCCAGTAATGGTTATGATGTAGGGTGGGTACAACCTGGCGAGTGGTTAGAATACAGTATAAATGTGAATCAAGGCGGCAACTATAAAATAATAGCAAGCGCAGGTTGTGGGGTATCAAACGCAAGTCCGTTCCACATTGAAATTGGTTCTCTTGTAACACCGTCAGTAAGTATACCCAATACTGTTGATTGGCAGGCATTTACAGACGTAACAGTCGCTGACTCAGTAACGCTTCCTTCAGGTAATCAGATAATGAAATTAGTAATGGACGCCGGTAGTACAGATACAGGCAATTTTGATTACATAAAGTTAGTAAGGGTAAGTGCTGAGACACCTAATACAGTAGAAACACCGACAATTACTCCTGGAACAGGGTCATATGCAAGCTATGTTACAGTAACATTGGGCTGTGCAACCAGCGGGGCAGAGATAAGATATACAACAAACGGAACAGACCCGACATCATCATCAACATTATATTCAGCACCGTTTACATTAACTGCAAGTGCAACAGTCAGAGCGCGTGCGTTTAAAACTGCAATGACTGACAGTTCAATAAATAGTGCAGCTTACACGGTAACAAGTGTTTCAACTCAACAGTCATATGGAAACAGTGGAAATCCATGGGCTATAATAACAGGAACGTCAACGATAGAAGCAGAAAATTATGATTGGATAACAACTGGTGGTAGTGGTGAGGGTTTAGCATATCATGATATGGATGCTACAAACAGGGGTGGAGCATACAGGACAACTGAAGGTGTAGATGTAGAGAATGTCATCATTGGTAACGGTGGCTACGATATCGGGTACGTTCAACCTGGCGAGTGGTTAGAATACAGTATAAATGTAAATCAAGGTGGTGACTACAAAGTAATAGCAAGAGCCGGTTGTGGAATTTCAGGTGCAACCCCGTTCCATATTGAATTTGGTCCGCACAATGCAACAAATCTTGTAACTCCATCAGTAAGTGTACCTAATACTGTTGAATGGCAGGCATTTACAGATGTAACAGTCGCAGAATCAATAACGCTTACTGCGGGTAACCAGATAATGAAATTAGTAATGGACGCCGGTAGTACAGATGTAGGTAATTTTGACTACATCAAGTTAATAAGTTTAACTACAGATACAACACCGCCATCAGTAAGTGTCGTAACACCAACGAATGTAACTGGCAGTGGAGTAGTTATAACATGGACAACAAATGAACCTGCGAACAGTAAAGTAGAGTATGGATTAACTACTGGTTATGGCAGTGCAACTCCGGTAACAGATGCCGATGGAGTATATTCACACAGTGTTACACTAAGTGGGCTTACTCAGAACACATTATATCATTACCGGATGGTGTCCGTAGATATGAATGGTAACCCAACAACAACCGGAGATTATAGTTTTACAACAACATCTAATGATCCTAATCCACCTGTGATAAGCAACGTAGTAGCCGGTGTAACGCTAAACAGTGCAGTAATAAAATGGACAACTGATGAAAATTCAGATTCACAGGTTGCGTACGGAACTACAACGGCGATGGGCACCATAACCACGTTAGATCCGACATCTACAAGACTACACAGTGTTCCCATTAGCGGGTTACAGAAAGGCAAAACCTACTATTATAAGGTCTACAGCCGTGACTCATCTAATAATCTTGCTACATCAGCACAATACAGTTTCAAGACATATAACTTAAAGCACAGAATATATACCTATTATTACGATGACGGGACAACAACAACAAAGGTAGGTGCATCAGCAGCTGCGAGTTTGAAGTTCAAGGTTCAGGTATATAATGTAGATGAGAACAGTATTGCGACCGATTACACAGGAACATTAACGCTTACAACCAAGAACAGCAAAAGTAGTGTCCTTGATACAACAGATTCGACACTAATTACAGCAGATGCAGGAGAGAAGGAAGTCGCAATCCCATTCCGTAGTGATATAAATACAATTGAACTGACCGGTGATGTAACAGCACCAGTAGTGATAAGTTTCAATGATATGTATATTGCTAAATTAGTTGGTTATCAGGGCGGGTCAATACGAGGCTCCAACGGTTTAAAGATACTGATACCCACAGGTGTCCTGTCTGCAAACAAGTATCTTGCATCAATAAAGACAAGTGCAGCTCCGGCAGTCCAAAACTCAATGAAATATGTTAACACAGTGAATCCGATATGTTATGATTTTGGAGAGTTAACATTTAATAATAATGCGCCGGTATTACAAAATCAGGTATTTACAAGAGCAGTAAACATAACAATACCATATACAGCAGCAGATATAGGAACATTAAATGAGGATGGACTTAGAATCTATTACTGGACAGGGACAGACTGGGATTTGGTTTCAGGAGTCCAGACAGTAGACAAAGTAAATAATACAATAACAGCGACAGTCAAACATTTCTCAACATACCGTATATTGGGTAGTTATGTATCTGCTGATATGAGTAACGTGAAAATCTACCCTAACCCGTATAATCCGGCGACAGCGGTCCTTGGCAAATTGAAGATAATCAATTTACCAATGAACAGCAATATGAAATTGTATAATGTGACAGGTGAATTAGTCCGGGAACTTAAAGAAATAGATTTTGGTAATTTGGGTTGGATAGAATGGGATGGCAAGGATAGTGATGGTGACAAGGTAGGCAGAGGAATATACATATACCAGATAGAAGACGCTGCCGGTAGCAAGAAAAGCGGGAAGATAGGATTAATCAAATAA
- a CDS encoding PorV/PorQ family protein — translation MKITISEIKNYKGENMRKVLSTVIFAVMVVGTICTGNLEANISSSAMQFLKVGIGAKQEAMGGAQVAVAEDVNSVYWNPAGLGSVSATELSFMHLSYFEGINYEYLAIGHPINESSTIGLQVMYLNYGSMDKTLEDANGAYDAVGSVGSYSANDMGGAISYGKQVDETINVGGSLKMVSEKIDSDTASGFGLDLGVEYVPNKGGIQLGLAVQNIGGKVGSDSLPGNIKAGLGKKLSAFEGENNLTIAADVNYGLDSAITKENIGMELIVAEMIAIRAGYKIGYHEESYTLGGGFKMGGESSTFNLDYAFVPTKDLGDTHRVSLGIRFGGGKE, via the coding sequence ATGAAAATAACAATAAGCGAAATTAAAAACTATAAGGGGGAAAATATGCGCAAAGTGCTTAGCACTGTGATATTTGCAGTAATGGTAGTAGGTACTATATGTACAGGCAATTTAGAAGCTAACATTAGTAGTTCTGCTATGCAGTTTTTGAAAGTAGGCATAGGTGCGAAACAGGAAGCTATGGGTGGTGCACAGGTAGCAGTAGCTGAAGATGTCAATAGCGTATATTGGAATCCGGCAGGATTAGGTTCAGTCAGCGCAACCGAGTTATCATTTATGCATTTATCATATTTTGAAGGAATAAATTACGAATATCTGGCTATAGGACACCCAATAAACGAAAGTTCAACAATAGGGTTACAGGTAATGTACCTTAATTATGGCAGTATGGACAAGACATTAGAAGATGCCAATGGCGCATATGATGCGGTAGGCAGCGTAGGCAGTTATAGTGCAAATGATATGGGTGGTGCGATAAGTTACGGCAAGCAGGTAGATGAAACAATAAATGTAGGTGGCAGTTTAAAGATGGTAAGTGAGAAGATAGACAGTGATACTGCATCCGGATTTGGGTTAGATTTAGGTGTAGAATATGTTCCCAATAAAGGCGGAATACAATTAGGACTGGCAGTTCAGAACATAGGTGGTAAGGTAGGAAGTGATAGTTTACCCGGAAATATAAAAGCTGGGTTAGGCAAGAAGCTATCAGCATTTGAAGGTGAGAATAATTTAACAATAGCTGCCGACGTTAATTATGGATTAGACAGTGCGATAACAAAAGAGAACATCGGAATGGAGTTAATAGTAGCAGAGATGATAGCAATTCGTGCAGGCTACAAGATAGGTTATCATGAGGAGAGTTATACATTAGGCGGCGGGTTTAAGATGGGTGGAGAGAGTTCAACATTTAATCTTGATTATGCGTTTGTTCCGACAAAAGATTTAGGCGACACGCACAGAGTATCGCTAGGTATAAGGTTTGGGGGCGGAAAAGAATAA